The genomic stretch GCCAGAGCTTGTGCAGGACATACAGGAAGACCACTTCAATGACAAGCTTGAAGATGAGACTAAACAGGTAGGTCCACCACAGGCCGCCGTGCTTCTTGCCCGGATGGCTGTACAGCTTGGCGCAGTGCTCGCCGTGTTTCTGGCGGTGCTTCCGTTCCCGCTCCTCGCGGTAGGCTACGTGCAGGATGACCAGCAGAGAGGGGCACGTGACGAAGATGAGCTGCAGGGCCCAGAGGCGGATGTTGGAGATGGGGAAGAAGTTGTCATAGCACACGTTGGTACAACCAGGCTGCTTGGTGTTACAGTCGAAGTCTTTTTGCTCGTCGCCCCACACACGCTCAGCCGCCACCACATACACCAGCACGCGGAAGACGAACACTACTGACAGCCAGATGCGCCCGAACGCCGTGGAGTACTGGTTCACACCGCTCAATAGGTCCTGCAGCTTTTTCCAGTCCATGGTGCCTGCTCAGGGGTTTTGGAGGACCGTGCCCACCTGAGGGAACAATGGAGAAAACCGTTATGCTAATGATTCATCGGTGACCacttatcaaattaaaaaaatattttctttgtctatgtatgtgtgtccttgttcatgtatgtgcacatgcctcAGAGTCCGAAGAGGGTGTGGGAGTCTCTGAAGCTGGAATTAACAGGTCCTTGATAGAGTTCTTGACTgttcagccatttctccagcccagtcttttatttacagaaaaagcaaagcacacacctttaatcccagcactggggaggaagaggcagatgggtctttgtgagttggaggccaacatggtctacatagtaagtttcgggacagccagagctatatcaTGAactaaataacataaaataaaataaaacaaaacaagcaaacaaacaattttaTGATGCAGCTCAGgctcagccatctttctagctctcctttaaaaaaaaaatgcaaaacaagtttcacaatgtagcccaggctagcctggaactggtGATGCTgccactgccttctgagagctgtcgttaaaggtgtgcaccaccacacccaacacttACTCATCTGGGTGGACTTGGTCAGTCATCACAAGGACCCTAAGAATTGAGGACTTTCATTGTTCCCAAGCTGCAGACATAGCAGCTCATGGAGAATAGGTAACCCACCCAAAGTCACAGAGCCAGAGTGCGGTGGCAGACGATGATGACCCATAACTGTGAGCCACACACTCAATATTCAGACTCTCACTTAACCCACTGTAAGGGCACCATGAAGTGGCCCCTGCTCTGCTCTGATAATCAATGGTCAGTAAAGCACACCGAGTGCATGGTAAGTGGTGAGTGCTGGCACAGCGAAGCCAGGGACTCCCTGCCGAAGAGATCAGATTTAGGCCGGTGCTCTCCAGcacctcccatccctccctgatGCCCACCACAGaccactgggttttgtttttgttttgttttgttttgtttttccttctatctCCTTTTCAGAGAGCATCTcggactggctttgaactctctgtgtagccaaggcaaGGATACCTTTGATTGTCTAACCTGCCCCCCATCCTTTGTTTCCTGAATGCTGGTTTTGCAGGAGTGCAACACCATGTCCACTTTAATGTGGCATTGAGAACCGAACCCCagggtgtggtgcatgcctttaatcccagcactcgggaggcagaggcagggggattgctgtgagtttgaggctagccaggtctaccaagcaagtccaggacagccaaggctacacagagaaaccctatctcgaaaaatcgagagggggagggggggggaacaaGGCCCTAGGCATAGCAGACAAGTACTGAACCACAACCTGAGCTACAAGCcacaatttttgaaaattgtttccTCATCAACATCTCAACAGCATCCTGTGACATTGGGGTTTTGAGCCTGAGAAGACTGAGactggaagaggagaaaagaccttttaattaaaaaaaaaaaattttttttttaatgtgtatgtgttttacctgcatgtatttCTATGCACCACCCATGTGCCTGGTGCtgatggaggcaggaacagggcatcggatcccccctggaactgcagttacagacagttgtgagtggccaCGTGGATGCCGGGAATCAAACCTAGGCGCTttggcagagcagccagggcaCTTAAATGTTTAGTCAGCTCCCCAGCTCCAAGACCTGCTAATGCTGCACAGTCAGGGGTAGTAAAGACAGGGGGGAGATGGGTTTAGATCTGTGTCCTGGGAGAGCATTAATTTCAGATGATATGCAGAGgcagcgggggcgggggtgggggtgggggattctAGCCACCCTTAGCCATGCTGTTAGCCAGGGCTTTGTTAGGGCCGATGGGTCAGGCCTTCTCATCTCCCTCCTGGTTCTGGATGACTCAGAGGGTGTGGACAGGTGGGTCGGCTGAGTGTACCTGGAATTGGCATGCTGATCAGGGTGTGAGAAAATGCATCCCTCCCCAAGCCTGTGTGGGCCTGAGTGTGCACGTGAGTGCTTCCGAGGCTGTTTGGGGTGACTGCAGTACCACCACCTTGGCCCAAGCTGTCATCATCCTTGTCCATATTCCTGCCACAGCGCCCCCTTCTTCGCTTTTGAGTTTTCTCTGCATCCTGCAGCCCTTTAAATCATGATTATATCCTTCCCTTCTCACAACTCTTTGCTAGCTCTCACCATGCTAACTCCCAAACCCAGCTACAGCACCC from Acomys russatus chromosome 29, mAcoRus1.1, whole genome shotgun sequence encodes the following:
- the Gjb3 gene encoding gap junction beta-3 protein, with amino-acid sequence MDWKKLQDLLSGVNQYSTAFGRIWLSVVFVFRVLVYVVAAERVWGDEQKDFDCNTKQPGCTNVCYDNFFPISNIRLWALQLIFVTCPSLLVILHVAYREERERKHRQKHGEHCAKLYSHPGKKHGGLWWTYLFSLIFKLVIEVVFLYVLHKLWHGFAMPRLVQCTNVMPCPNTVDCYIARPTEKKVFTYFMVGASALCVILTICELFYLIFHRVMRGLSKGRASKSVSPPKSSSQASTCRCHHKLLESEDLQPDPASAKVQASAPNLTPI